One segment of Allorhodopirellula heiligendammensis DNA contains the following:
- a CDS encoding DUF4912 domain-containing protein — protein sequence MITNADLSSQTRRELAEMAKNYGVAGWHSMRKDDLVSEIKKVQRRLRRQAAAEKPSDSAAATTPRRTGSQGAAKRKPANRSTTVSSKTISAKKSSGSKTASLTASKSSPAARKSTSSKSSSAASRNKSRKTTSRNDAPLPELDEPKISEKTLRIRAEMRRRRELMQKHKDLSTNTLVGGSAVSGGSERHRTTAPHRDRIALLVRDSYWLQASWEVTQASVQRAQSALAEQWHSAVPTLRLLSVGDVSSNRAETVSRDIAVHGGVSTWYIDVQDPPSRYRVALGYLAGNGSFHCLCRSNIVETPVPGDCERLDEHWQDIAEDYERIYALSGGLETGSGELREAFEDRLQRRMPHAVESGSMTGDPSLLRQSKLRLDVQAELIVFGKTDPTASVSVSGHPVKLQKDGAFTVRLDFPDKRQVLPITAETRDGMRQRTTVFAVERNTKVMDTVELAENN from the coding sequence ATGATCACCAACGCCGACCTCAGTTCCCAGACCCGCCGTGAACTGGCCGAGATGGCCAAAAATTATGGTGTCGCGGGGTGGCACTCAATGCGGAAAGACGATTTGGTCAGCGAGATCAAGAAAGTGCAACGCCGTCTCCGCCGACAGGCTGCTGCTGAAAAACCAAGCGATTCGGCTGCGGCGACGACTCCGCGGCGGACGGGCAGTCAAGGGGCTGCGAAGCGAAAACCTGCCAACCGCTCGACGACGGTCAGTTCCAAGACAATTTCGGCCAAAAAATCCTCGGGGAGCAAGACAGCCTCGCTGACAGCGAGCAAGTCGTCACCGGCGGCGCGGAAATCGACGAGTTCGAAGTCATCCAGTGCGGCCTCCCGCAACAAGTCCCGTAAAACCACATCGCGAAACGACGCTCCTTTGCCGGAGTTGGATGAACCGAAAATCTCGGAGAAAACGCTGCGGATTCGCGCAGAAATGCGGCGCCGCCGCGAGCTGATGCAAAAACACAAGGATCTCTCGACGAACACTCTCGTCGGCGGATCGGCTGTCAGCGGCGGTTCCGAACGCCACCGCACCACCGCGCCGCACCGCGACCGCATCGCATTGCTCGTCCGCGATTCGTATTGGCTTCAAGCGAGTTGGGAAGTCACCCAAGCGAGTGTCCAGCGAGCCCAATCAGCGCTCGCCGAGCAATGGCATTCGGCGGTACCGACCCTGCGACTGTTGTCCGTGGGTGACGTTTCGAGCAATCGCGCCGAAACCGTCTCTCGCGATATTGCAGTCCATGGCGGAGTGAGTACGTGGTACATCGACGTCCAAGACCCGCCATCGCGTTATCGAGTTGCACTTGGGTACCTCGCCGGAAATGGATCGTTTCACTGCCTCTGCCGAAGTAACATTGTGGAAACGCCGGTGCCTGGTGATTGCGAGCGATTGGACGAGCATTGGCAGGATATTGCCGAAGACTACGAGCGGATCTACGCCCTCAGTGGAGGTCTCGAAACTGGCAGCGGTGAGTTGCGGGAAGCCTTCGAAGATCGTTTGCAGCGGCGAATGCCGCATGCGGTCGAGTCGGGTAGCATGACCGGTGACCCCTCGCTCCTGCGTCAATCGAAATTGCGATTGGATGTACAGGCTGAACTGATCGTGTTCGGCAAGACCGATCCCACCGCTTCGGTGAGCGTTTCTGGTCATCCCGTGAAATTACAGAAAGACGGTGCCTTTACCGTGCGGTTGGATTTCCCTGACAAGCGGCAAGTGCTGCCCATCACCGCTGAGACGCGTGACGGGATGCGGCAGCGCACCACGGTGTTCGCCGTCGAACGCAATACGAAGGTGATGGATACCGTCGAACTCGCAGAAAACAATTAG